Proteins encoded in a region of the Marinobacter arenosus genome:
- the pta gene encoding phosphate acetyltransferase: MAKSLFIAPTSMNSGLTSVCLGLLRALERVGVSVGFYKPFHQSVHHGESSHNAGKDTSVEFVRARSNLEPPEPISLKQAQHLLNRGKSDQLMETIVGEYQKVAKDVDVVVIEGLVPDRSEAYIARLNVEVARNLGSEVILVSTPESSDPEALDEELDFSARLFAAPSDPDVIAVILNKVGEPEQSGLSLQRSPTQATDSTDYRRQCKVFSENRFRLLAEIPWQPDLLAPRVSDIVRELDITVLNEGQIDTRRVQSVSVCARTIQNMTETLRPGTLLVTPGDREDIVVTTALAALNGVPLAGLMLTGGLMPDSRVINLCRRALDTGLPVLGSDNNTYETAHMLANLSAAIPIDDPDRIEKAMEMVATRIDTDWLQNHLKVQRQSRLSPPAFRHQLSERARAANKRIVLPEGNEPRTIQAAIICHQRGLARCVLIGNPAEIRNVAASQGLDLPDDIEVIDPAEVRGEYVAPMVELRKHKGLAPDMAEAMLEDNVVLGTMMVAQDEADGLVSGAVHTTANTVRPALQLIKTHKHARVVSSVFFMLLPEQVVVYGDCAINPDPNAEELADIAIQSAESAEAFGIEPVVAMISYSTGESGTGQDVDKVREATRIARERRPDLLIDGPLQYDAAAIESVAKSKAPGSKVAGKATVFVFPDLNTGNTTYKAVQRSANVVSIGPMLQGLRKPVNDLSRGALVEDIVFTIALTAVQAKQVASAESK, translated from the coding sequence ATGGCAAAAAGTCTTTTCATCGCGCCTACGTCCATGAATTCCGGCCTGACCTCTGTCTGCCTGGGGCTGTTACGGGCGCTGGAACGGGTTGGCGTCAGCGTTGGTTTTTACAAGCCTTTCCACCAGTCGGTGCATCATGGCGAATCCAGCCATAACGCTGGCAAGGACACCTCCGTTGAGTTTGTTCGGGCCCGAAGCAACCTCGAGCCACCGGAGCCCATCTCCCTGAAACAGGCACAACACCTGCTGAACCGGGGCAAGTCCGATCAGCTGATGGAAACCATCGTCGGTGAGTACCAGAAAGTGGCCAAGGACGTGGATGTCGTGGTCATCGAGGGCCTGGTCCCCGATCGGAGCGAAGCCTACATTGCCCGACTGAACGTCGAGGTGGCCCGCAACCTCGGCTCGGAAGTTATCCTGGTCAGTACACCCGAGAGCAGTGACCCTGAGGCGCTGGACGAAGAGCTCGACTTCTCGGCAAGGCTCTTTGCCGCCCCCTCGGATCCGGACGTGATAGCCGTCATCCTTAACAAGGTGGGCGAGCCGGAGCAATCCGGCCTGTCGTTGCAGCGCTCCCCCACCCAGGCAACGGATTCGACCGACTACCGTCGCCAATGCAAGGTGTTCAGCGAGAATCGCTTCCGCCTGCTCGCCGAAATTCCCTGGCAGCCGGACCTCCTGGCTCCGAGGGTGTCGGACATCGTTCGCGAGTTGGACATCACGGTGCTCAACGAGGGGCAGATAGATACCCGTCGGGTGCAAAGTGTTTCCGTTTGTGCCAGAACGATCCAGAACATGACCGAAACGCTCAGGCCAGGAACATTGCTGGTCACCCCTGGGGACCGGGAGGACATCGTGGTGACCACGGCCCTTGCGGCCCTCAACGGTGTGCCGCTGGCCGGCCTCATGCTGACTGGTGGCCTTATGCCGGATTCCCGGGTCATCAACCTGTGTCGGCGGGCTCTGGATACGGGGCTTCCCGTCCTTGGCTCCGACAACAACACCTACGAAACCGCCCATATGCTGGCCAACCTATCCGCGGCGATCCCGATCGACGATCCCGACCGCATCGAAAAGGCCATGGAGATGGTTGCCACCCGAATCGATACTGACTGGCTCCAGAACCACCTGAAGGTCCAGCGCCAGAGCCGATTGTCTCCGCCGGCGTTCCGCCATCAGCTGTCTGAACGCGCCCGGGCTGCCAACAAACGAATTGTCTTGCCGGAAGGCAACGAGCCGCGAACCATACAGGCGGCCATCATCTGTCATCAGCGTGGACTGGCCCGTTGCGTCCTGATCGGAAACCCCGCAGAGATTCGGAACGTGGCAGCCTCCCAGGGCTTAGACCTGCCTGACGACATAGAGGTCATCGACCCAGCCGAGGTGCGTGGCGAGTATGTCGCCCCCATGGTGGAACTGCGAAAGCACAAGGGACTGGCTCCTGATATGGCCGAAGCCATGCTCGAGGACAACGTGGTTCTTGGCACCATGATGGTGGCCCAGGACGAGGCAGATGGCCTGGTATCCGGCGCGGTACACACGACTGCCAATACTGTTCGACCGGCATTGCAGCTGATAAAGACCCATAAGCACGCCCGGGTCGTGTCGTCGGTGTTCTTTATGCTTCTGCCGGAGCAGGTGGTCGTCTACGGCGACTGCGCGATCAACCCGGACCCCAACGCCGAAGAGCTGGCCGACATCGCCATTCAGAGTGCGGAATCGGCGGAAGCCTTTGGCATCGAACCGGTGGTCGCCATGATCAGCTACAGCACCGGCGAATCGGGAACCGGACAGGACGTCGACAAGGTGCGGGAAGCCACCCGGATTGCCCGGGAACGGCGCCCGGACCTGCTCATCGACGGGCCGTTGCAGTACGATGCCGCGGCCATAGAGAGCGTTGCCAAGAGCAAGGCGCCGGGCAGCAAAGTGGCGGGGAAAGCAACCGTCTTCGTTTTTCCAGACCTGAATACCGGCAACACGACCTATAAGGCGGTTCAGAGAAGTGCCAATGTGGTCAGCATCGGCCCCATGCTTCAGGGCCTGAGGAAACCGGTCAACGACCTGTCCCGTGGCGCTCTGGTGGAAGATATTGTGTTCACCATTGCGCTGACGGCGGTCCAGGCGAAACAGGTGGCTTCGGCAGAATCGAAGTGA
- the der gene encoding ribosome biogenesis GTPase Der, giving the protein MTPVIALVGRPNVGKSTLFNQMTRSRDALVADFPGLTRDRKYGEGNYEGQRFIVIDTGGLTGDEQGLDAEMARQSLQAVEEADIVLFLVDGRAGLTAGDETIANHLRRSGKQAHLVVNKTDGQDPDIAAADFYSLGFESTFLIAASHNRGIRSMLELLLPSEEEREEADRADRYPGIRIGVVGRPNVGKSTLVNRMLGEDRVIVYDMPGTTRDSVYIPYERQGHEYTLIDTAGVRRRKNVRETVEKFSIIKTLQAIDDAHVVILVIDAREGLVDQDLHLIGFVLDAGRSLVIAVNKWDGMDPEDRARVKEQVQRRLDFLDYADKHYISALHGSGVGVMYDSVQACYESAMAKWPTNRLTAILQDAVAQHQPPMVHGRRIKLRFAHQGGSNPPVIVVHGNQVDALPGAYKRYLENTFRKVLKVTGSPIRFEFKSGENPFAGKVDRLTPRQKVKKDNDLKKGRRIKKTRQKSLKR; this is encoded by the coding sequence ATGACCCCAGTAATTGCCCTTGTCGGCCGCCCCAATGTTGGCAAGTCGACCTTGTTTAACCAGATGACCCGATCCCGGGACGCCCTGGTCGCGGATTTTCCGGGACTCACCCGTGACCGGAAGTATGGTGAGGGCAACTACGAGGGCCAGCGGTTCATCGTGATCGACACCGGTGGTCTGACCGGTGATGAGCAGGGACTGGATGCCGAAATGGCCCGGCAGTCACTGCAAGCGGTGGAAGAGGCGGACATCGTGTTGTTCCTGGTGGATGGTCGCGCCGGACTGACAGCGGGTGATGAGACCATCGCCAATCATCTGCGGCGGTCGGGCAAACAGGCCCATCTGGTGGTTAACAAAACGGATGGCCAGGATCCTGATATTGCCGCGGCCGATTTCTACAGCCTCGGTTTTGAATCCACCTTCCTGATTGCGGCCTCCCACAACCGTGGCATCCGCTCCATGCTTGAGCTCCTGCTTCCGTCAGAGGAAGAGCGTGAGGAAGCTGATCGGGCGGACCGCTATCCGGGTATCCGTATTGGCGTAGTTGGCCGGCCCAACGTGGGCAAATCGACGTTGGTTAACCGGATGTTGGGTGAGGACCGGGTGATCGTGTATGACATGCCTGGCACCACGCGGGACAGCGTCTACATTCCCTATGAGCGCCAGGGGCACGAATACACCCTGATCGACACCGCTGGGGTCCGCCGACGGAAAAATGTCCGTGAAACGGTCGAGAAGTTCTCGATCATTAAAACTCTGCAGGCCATCGATGATGCGCATGTCGTCATTCTCGTTATCGATGCCCGGGAGGGGCTGGTCGATCAGGATCTCCATCTGATCGGTTTTGTCCTGGATGCCGGTCGCTCACTGGTGATCGCGGTCAACAAGTGGGACGGCATGGACCCGGAGGACCGCGCCCGTGTCAAAGAGCAGGTCCAGCGTCGTCTTGATTTCCTGGACTACGCCGACAAGCACTATATTTCGGCGCTTCATGGCTCAGGCGTTGGTGTCATGTACGACTCCGTGCAGGCCTGCTACGAGTCTGCCATGGCCAAATGGCCAACCAACCGTCTGACGGCCATTCTTCAGGATGCAGTTGCGCAGCACCAGCCACCGATGGTTCATGGTCGAAGAATCAAACTTCGGTTCGCCCATCAGGGGGGCTCCAACCCGCCGGTGATTGTTGTTCACGGCAACCAGGTTGATGCGCTTCCGGGTGCCTACAAGCGTTACCTGGAAAATACGTTCCGCAAGGTTCTCAAGGTGACCGGTTCACCCATCCGCTTTGAGTTCAAGTCGGGGGAAAACCCGTTTGCTGGTAAGGTTGACCGGCTCACGCCACGGCAGAAGGTCAAGAAAGATAACGACCTGAAGAAGGGTAGGCGGATCAAGAAAACCCGCCAGAAGAGCCTCAAGCGCTAA
- the ccoM gene encoding cytochrome c oxidase subunit CcoM, whose protein sequence is MDAVVIAGIVAVLLVLGFFVGVGIFVMKDQKAHGRGAERGERGGKPT, encoded by the coding sequence ATGGATGCGGTTGTTATTGCTGGGATTGTTGCCGTACTGCTGGTTCTGGGTTTCTTCGTGGGCGTCGGGATCTTCGTTATGAAAGACCAGAAGGCGCATGGCCGGGGGGCGGAACGCGGAGAGCGTGGCGGTAAACCAACCTGA
- a CDS encoding acetate/propionate family kinase, translating to MEDIILVVNCGSSSLKLAVFDSHYNKVVSALAERLSTDDAFARFAGDEAPLSLPSGASHEAALQALIDALRARGILERDPVAIGHRVVHGGETFREAALLDDDAITAIRDCSGLAPLHNPVNLSGISATRALFPDVPQVAVFDTAFHQTLPPRAFHYALPEAYYRDWAVRRYGFHGTSHYFMTQEAARLLGITPAGTSIISAHLGNGCSIAAIRDGISVDTSMGLTPLEGLVMGTRSGDVDPGLFDFLAGKGISATELHEVLNKKSGLLGLSGQSNDMRSLCELADHGHKPSELAIDVFCFRLAKYIGSMMASLTRLNALVFTGGIGGNSARVRQQTLSHLRLLGFELDPELNQCNGLYSDGRIDSEGSRFPIMVIPTNEELVIAREALRLAETSQTV from the coding sequence ATGGAAGACATCATACTGGTCGTCAATTGCGGCAGTTCGTCGCTGAAACTTGCCGTATTCGACAGCCATTACAATAAGGTCGTCTCGGCCCTCGCCGAACGACTGAGCACAGACGACGCCTTCGCCCGCTTTGCCGGTGATGAAGCGCCGCTGTCATTGCCGTCAGGCGCCTCTCACGAAGCTGCCCTTCAGGCGCTGATCGATGCCTTGAGGGCTCGTGGAATCCTGGAACGGGACCCCGTGGCTATTGGCCACAGAGTCGTCCACGGTGGCGAAACCTTCCGGGAGGCGGCGCTGCTCGATGATGATGCCATCACCGCCATCCGGGATTGCTCGGGTCTGGCGCCCCTGCATAATCCCGTCAACCTGTCTGGCATCTCGGCCACACGTGCCCTGTTCCCCGATGTGCCCCAGGTCGCCGTTTTTGATACCGCATTCCACCAGACCTTGCCGCCCAGAGCGTTTCACTACGCCCTGCCGGAAGCCTATTACCGCGATTGGGCAGTAAGGCGATACGGCTTCCACGGAACCAGCCACTACTTCATGACCCAGGAAGCCGCTCGACTGTTGGGCATCACGCCGGCCGGCACTTCGATCATCTCGGCCCATCTCGGCAATGGCTGCAGCATCGCCGCTATCCGGGATGGCATCAGTGTGGATACCAGTATGGGGCTCACTCCCCTGGAAGGCCTGGTGATGGGCACACGGAGCGGGGATGTTGATCCCGGCCTGTTCGATTTCCTGGCCGGCAAAGGCATTTCCGCAACCGAGCTTCACGAGGTGTTGAACAAGAAGAGCGGACTGCTCGGGTTGTCTGGCCAGTCAAACGATATGAGATCCTTGTGCGAACTGGCTGATCACGGACACAAGCCCTCCGAGCTGGCGATCGACGTTTTCTGCTTCCGCCTGGCGAAATACATAGGCTCGATGATGGCCTCGTTAACAAGGCTGAATGCGCTGGTCTTCACCGGTGGTATTGGAGGGAACAGCGCGCGAGTCAGGCAACAGACATTGAGTCACCTGCGACTTCTGGGCTTCGAGCTCGACCCGGAACTCAACCAATGCAACGGCCTTTACAGCGACGGTCGCATCGACAGCGAAGGCTCTCGCTTTCCGATCATGGTGATCCCGACCAACGAAGAGCTGGTTATCGCCCGGGAAGCGCTACGCCTCGCTGAAACATCACAAACGGTCTGA
- a CDS encoding bifunctional diguanylate cyclase/phosphodiesterase, giving the protein MPKLSTRLQRFRKGSPLSFRLLAWILLFSSVFTLIASGIQIYSDYRKDLSQIDNRMEVVESGYASSLARSLWALDQKLLQTQMEGILSLPDIVHLRLRIEPDSELVMGDIDRGAQTRSHSFSLVHQGDEMFKLGELTVTADLKRVYEEMERKVGVILATQFLKTFFVSILIILIFQHFVTRHLSSMAVYARDFSLSNLSRPLVLDRPDTPSNRNDELGRVTEAINQMRERLNDDLARQERDAAEIHKFSKAIEQSPSSVLICDRQWRIEFANQKFTQLTGYDAQSILGKHPGALGESSVENRESRHLWQSIRLQVQRVGVWQGEVNSVRKSGERFWEQLIVTPIKDASGQATGYLILGEDISIRKRYEQQLLRQANYDILTGLPNRMLALDRLKLALAQARRENTLVGVMFLDLDNFKHINDTLGHDAGDNLLIEAARRISSCLRGTSTVARLGGDEFLVILPGLNGPEASYQVADRILKTFAPPYILNGQEVFVTTSIGIAIFPTDSDNSGTLLQHADAAMYQAKHKGKSAYAHFAPEMTEVSHERLQMESRMRRALELQEFELNFQPIVHTDSGNLCAVEALLRWNNPTMGMVMPDRFIPLAEETGLIIPIGEWVLEEACKAAVEWKEIAGRDVGISVNVSPRQFRDPGFTDIVMRALTNSGLAADQLELEITERLILDNSIETAEILRHLDRAGIRLSVDDFGTGYSALSYLKSYPFDTLKIDKSFVQDVMKEPEDASLVRAIINMAHSLGLRVIAEGVEEEAQTHFLKQEGCDFSQGYFYSRPLPARDFESWLKTNQRVQI; this is encoded by the coding sequence ATGCCAAAACTGTCGACACGGCTCCAACGATTCCGAAAAGGTTCTCCCCTATCCTTCCGGCTGCTGGCGTGGATACTTCTGTTCAGCTCGGTTTTTACCCTGATCGCTTCCGGCATCCAGATCTACTCTGACTACCGCAAAGACCTGTCCCAGATTGATAATCGCATGGAGGTTGTGGAGTCAGGGTATGCCTCCAGCCTTGCAAGAAGCCTCTGGGCCCTCGATCAGAAACTGCTCCAAACACAGATGGAGGGCATACTCAGCCTTCCGGATATCGTGCACCTGAGACTGAGGATCGAGCCGGACTCAGAGCTGGTGATGGGGGACATAGACCGGGGCGCACAAACCCGGTCACACAGTTTCAGCCTGGTCCATCAGGGCGACGAAATGTTCAAGCTGGGCGAACTCACCGTCACCGCCGACCTCAAGCGGGTCTATGAAGAGATGGAACGAAAAGTCGGCGTGATTCTGGCCACCCAGTTTCTGAAAACGTTCTTCGTATCGATCCTGATCATCCTGATCTTCCAGCATTTCGTGACCCGACACCTGTCTTCGATGGCGGTTTATGCCCGGGACTTTTCCCTCTCCAATCTCTCCCGGCCTCTGGTTCTGGACCGTCCTGACACCCCATCAAACCGGAATGATGAACTTGGCCGAGTGACCGAAGCCATCAATCAGATGCGCGAGCGCCTGAACGACGACCTCGCACGCCAGGAGCGGGACGCGGCCGAAATCCACAAATTCTCCAAAGCCATAGAACAGAGCCCCTCGTCGGTCCTGATTTGTGATCGCCAGTGGCGGATCGAGTTTGCCAACCAGAAATTCACGCAGCTGACCGGCTACGACGCCCAGTCCATCCTTGGCAAGCACCCAGGAGCACTGGGGGAAAGCAGTGTCGAGAACCGGGAAAGCCGGCATCTGTGGCAGTCGATCCGACTCCAGGTTCAGCGCGTGGGTGTCTGGCAGGGGGAAGTGAATAGTGTCCGGAAGAGCGGCGAGCGGTTCTGGGAGCAGCTGATCGTGACTCCGATCAAGGATGCCTCGGGCCAGGCCACGGGATACCTCATTCTTGGCGAGGACATCAGCATCCGCAAACGCTATGAGCAACAGTTGTTGCGTCAGGCGAACTACGACATTCTGACGGGCCTGCCCAACCGGATGCTTGCGTTGGACCGGCTCAAGCTGGCGCTGGCCCAGGCACGGCGTGAAAATACATTGGTTGGGGTGATGTTCCTGGATCTCGACAACTTCAAACACATCAACGATACCCTGGGGCACGATGCCGGCGACAACCTGCTGATAGAAGCCGCGCGTCGGATTTCCAGCTGTTTGAGGGGAACCAGCACCGTTGCCCGGTTGGGCGGCGACGAGTTCCTGGTCATCCTGCCTGGCCTGAACGGCCCCGAAGCCTCCTACCAGGTTGCTGACCGGATCCTGAAGACGTTTGCACCGCCCTACATTCTCAATGGCCAGGAGGTCTTCGTTACCACCAGTATCGGTATTGCGATCTTCCCCACGGACTCCGACAACAGTGGAACCCTGCTGCAGCACGCAGACGCGGCCATGTACCAGGCCAAGCACAAGGGCAAGAGTGCCTATGCCCACTTTGCGCCCGAGATGACAGAAGTCTCCCACGAGCGATTGCAGATGGAATCACGGATGAGGCGAGCGCTTGAACTGCAGGAGTTCGAACTGAACTTCCAACCGATCGTCCACACCGATTCCGGCAACTTGTGCGCCGTTGAAGCCCTCCTCCGATGGAATAACCCGACCATGGGTATGGTCATGCCCGACCGATTCATTCCGCTGGCCGAGGAAACCGGCCTGATTATCCCGATCGGCGAATGGGTCCTTGAGGAAGCGTGCAAAGCGGCGGTCGAGTGGAAAGAGATAGCCGGCCGGGACGTCGGCATCTCCGTCAACGTGTCGCCCCGGCAATTCCGCGATCCCGGTTTTACCGATATTGTCATGCGGGCGCTGACGAATAGCGGCCTAGCCGCCGATCAGCTCGAACTGGAAATCACCGAGCGCCTGATTCTCGATAACTCCATTGAGACGGCGGAAATACTGCGCCACCTCGACCGCGCCGGCATACGCCTGTCAGTGGACGACTTCGGCACCGGCTATTCGGCGCTCAGCTACCTGAAGAGTTACCCTTTCGACACCCTGAAAATCGACAAATCCTTCGTCCAGGATGTCATGAAGGAACCCGAAGATGCCTCGCTGGTCCGAGCTATCATAAACATGGCCCACAGTCTGGGGCTGCGCGTGATCGCCGAAGGTGTCGAAGAAGAAGCGCAGACGCATTTCCTCAAGCAGGAAGGCTGCGACTTTTCCCAGGGCTACTTCTACAGTCGCCCCCTTCCCGCGCGTGACTTCGAGAGCTGGCTCAAGACCAACCAGCGCGTACAGATCTGA